The following coding sequences lie in one Crassostrea angulata isolate pt1a10 chromosome 10, ASM2561291v2, whole genome shotgun sequence genomic window:
- the LOC128166076 gene encoding uncharacterized protein LOC128166076, with the protein MSSCIESGDEVLSIMADSDNDSFEGFDSDAIREAEKRLAKKLNEVKAVTRANSATGSVSKDLNNNGNDQSECAPARPVASSKGTKRKKANGNKNKTKKTKKDDKLSGKDITNALVNMGQDEIDKFKEIMGINDLIGCIYNLQQDSASTNQSIEHESISSENENQNEFDFFADNESEKDIELSDWAIPDWFSSDKKGKDIDSKLAEMVNTLCIKEGETSKIIEDNPRPANCNNLVAPRVNTDIWNILPKFAQSRDSGFQAVQKTIVAGITPILRIAEMMKTNDKFKEIRNLLKQSIIVLCNSIYQISQKRRFLMRRVLPNRFQDICNTSQPVSELLFGGDIQKKIKELSDFDKYKRDRPRNNSFYTNTRGRKNYPYNYNYGRGRGSNRPFLGGRNAYGREMRNVDRRGKNRF; encoded by the coding sequence atGTCATCTTGTATCGAATCTGGGGACGAGGTCCTCTCTATAATGGCAGACTCTGATAATGATTCGTTTGAGGGTTTCGATAGCGATGCTATTCGAGAAGCAGAAAAACGACTTGCTAAAAAATTGAACGAAGTTAAAGCAGTTACTAGAGCTAATTCTGCCACAGGTTCTGTGAGCAAAGACTTAAACAATAATGGTAATGACCAGAGTGAATGTGCACCGGCGAGGCCGGTAGCGAGTTCTAAAGGTACAAAACGAAAGAAAGCAAATGGCAATAAAAATAAGACAAAGAAAACGAAGAAAGATGATAAGTTATCTGGTAAAGATATTACCAATGCACTAGTAAACATGGGTCAAGATGAGATAGATAAGTTTAAGGAAATCATGGGCATAAATGATTTAATTGGTTGTATTTACAATTTGCAACAAGATAGTGCAAGTACAAATCAGTCAATAGAACACGAAAGCATCTCTAGTGAgaatgaaaatcaaaacgaGTTTGATTTCTTTGCTGATAATGAATCAGAGAAAGACATAGAATTAAGTGATTGGGCAATACCAGATTGGTTTAGTTCAGATAAGAAAGGGAAAGATATTGATTCTAAACTGGCAGAAATGGTCAATACTTTGTGTATTAAAGAGGGTGAGACATCAAAAATTATTGAAGATAATCCAAGGCCAGCTAATTGCAATAATTTAGTAGCACCTAGGGTCAATACAGACATATGGAACATTTTACCAAAATTTGCCCAGAGTCGTGATTCTGGTTTTCAAGCAGTGCAAAAAACCATTGTTGCGGGTATTACACCTATACTCAGAATTGCTGAGATGATGAAGACAAATGATAAGTTCAAAGAGATAAGAAATCTGTTAAAACAGTCAATTATCGTGTTGTGTAATTCCATCTACCAAATTTCTCAAAAGAGACGATTTTTGATGAGAAGGGTTTTACCCAATAGATTCCAAGACATATGTAATACATCTCAGCCCGTATCAGAACTTTTGTTTGGGGGCGATATTCAGAAAAAGATCAAAGAATTGTCAGACTTTGATAAATACAAAAGAGACAGGCCAAGGAACAACTCTTTTTATACTAACACAAGAGGAAGAAAGAATTACCCTTACAATTATAATTATGGTAGAGGTAGAGGGTCAAACAGACCTTTTTTAGGGGGAAGAAATGCATATGGCAGAGAGATGAGAAATGTGGACAGAAGAGGAAAGAACAGATTTTAG